The following coding sequences are from one Epilithonimonas vandammei window:
- the accD gene encoding acetyl-CoA carboxylase, carboxyltransferase subunit beta, with amino-acid sequence MAFDWFKRKTQNITTSTEDKKDVPKGLWHKTPTGKIIEAEELKANNFVSPEDGFHVRIGSREYFDMLFDDHKFKELDADVESVDILKFKDTKSYTDRLKEVKSKTKLTDSIRNATGKVNGVEMVVSCMDFAFIGGSLGSVMGEKIRRAIDYAIKHQLPYMIICQSGGARMQEAAYSLMQLAKVQAKLVQLSDAGLPYIAYLTDPTFGGITASFAMTADVIIAEPSALIGFAGPRVIRETIGKDLPEGFQTSEFLQEKGFVDFIVKRTEIKESISRIVKLLVHEYH; translated from the coding sequence ATGGCATTTGATTGGTTTAAAAGAAAAACCCAAAACATTACCACTTCTACAGAGGACAAAAAAGATGTTCCAAAAGGACTTTGGCACAAAACACCTACTGGAAAAATCATAGAAGCTGAAGAACTTAAAGCTAATAATTTTGTGTCCCCTGAAGATGGTTTCCACGTAAGAATCGGAAGTAGAGAATATTTCGATATGCTTTTTGACGATCACAAATTCAAGGAATTGGATGCGGATGTGGAAAGTGTTGATATTCTTAAGTTCAAGGATACAAAATCTTATACAGACCGTCTGAAAGAAGTAAAATCAAAAACAAAACTGACAGACTCTATTAGAAATGCAACCGGAAAAGTAAACGGTGTAGAAATGGTCGTTTCTTGTATGGATTTTGCTTTTATTGGAGGTTCTTTGGGCTCGGTAATGGGAGAAAAAATCAGACGGGCCATCGATTATGCTATCAAACATCAATTGCCTTATATGATTATCTGCCAATCTGGTGGAGCGAGAATGCAGGAAGCGGCATATTCATTAATGCAATTGGCAAAAGTTCAAGCTAAGTTGGTTCAGCTGTCTGATGCCGGATTGCCTTACATTGCTTATTTGACAGACCCAACTTTTGGTGGAATCACGGCTTCTTTTGCAATGACTGCTGATGTAATTATTGCGGAACCAAGCGCCTTGATTGGATTTGCAGGACCTAGAGTTATCCGTGAAACAATTGGTAAAGATTTGCCAGAAGGTTTCCAAACATCAGAATTTTTGCAGGAAAAAGGTTTTGTTGATTTCATTGTGAAAAGGACAGAAATCAAAGAGTCGATTTCAAGAATAGTAAAATTATTGGTACACGAGTATCATTAA
- a CDS encoding DUF6973 domain-containing protein, which produces MRFIGIFFRTLKSLTFGKLFKVFSIGLMHPLFAILYTYASFKAYAKAKELYPKTNSNNGKGNAFRHAYWCCLIMMYFCKVSSPEKSLKWCKKLTDMHEDLFPNKPLETKMDLHNNRVGMDYFMSLVPGIHRQFFESSFFIEELQKRTENAVLIRSVDEEVDENQLIYLE; this is translated from the coding sequence ATGAGATTTATAGGTATATTTTTCAGAACGCTCAAATCATTAACCTTTGGAAAACTGTTTAAAGTTTTTTCTATTGGATTGATGCATCCCTTGTTCGCTATTTTATACACTTACGCAAGCTTCAAAGCCTATGCTAAAGCAAAAGAGTTATATCCTAAAACCAATTCTAATAATGGCAAAGGAAATGCCTTCCGACACGCATATTGGTGTTGTCTTATTATGATGTATTTCTGCAAGGTTTCTTCTCCGGAAAAATCACTCAAATGGTGCAAAAAACTGACAGATATGCACGAAGACCTTTTTCCCAACAAACCTTTGGAAACTAAAATGGATTTGCATAATAACAGAGTCGGAATGGACTATTTTATGAGTTTGGTTCCAGGAATACACCGCCAGTTTTTTGAAAGCAGTTTTTTTATTGAGGAATTACAGAAGAGGACGGAAAATGCGGTTCTTATAAGGTCTGTGGATGAGGAAGTGGATGAAAATCAATTGATATATCTGGAATAA
- a CDS encoding MetQ/NlpA family ABC transporter substrate-binding protein, which yields MRTVEMQPELSGAHFFVLQKLGKKNSGNGARIKLPKSTNLKILELEAPQIPRVLEDKEVVLAIINNNFAAQAGLDPEKEGLFSEDKDSPYANLIVSREDNKNDEKVKKFVQAYQSPEVESAAKQTFKGGAVKAW from the coding sequence ATGAGAACAGTGGAGATGCAGCCCGAGCTGAGTGGAGCTCATTTTTTTGTCTTGCAAAAGCTTGGCAAAAAAAATAGCGGGAACGGAGCGCGGATAAAGCTGCCCAAATCAACAAACCTTAAAATCCTTGAATTGGAAGCGCCACAAATCCCAAGAGTTTTAGAAGATAAAGAAGTGGTTTTGGCCATTATCAATAATAATTTTGCTGCTCAGGCTGGTCTCGACCCTGAAAAAGAAGGCTTGTTTTCTGAAGATAAAGATTCACCTTACGCTAATCTAATTGTTTCCAGAGAAGATAATAAGAATGATGAAAAAGTGAAAAAATTTGTCCAAGCATACCAATCTCCGGAAGTAGAATCTGCCGCAAAACAAACTTTCAAAGGAGGTGCTGTGAAGGCGTGGTAA
- a CDS encoding nucleoside recognition domain-containing protein, translating to MVLSRIWSAFIIIAIAVASVKYFSSENYSQIFNDMVVGKGGDTIQISQKPLAQMSTEIQKALLTNPDFEDSHIHYKMDSLQNVKTYRVAETDGVIGTSETAVNICLKLIGIMALFMGFMSIAEKAGGINFLSRLIQPFFSKLFPEIPKNHPSFGHMMLNFSANLLGLDNAATPFGLKAMESLQTLNPDKDKASNAQIMFLCLHASGLTLIPVSIIAIRSSMGSETPTDIFLPCMIATFCATMAAMIIVSIRQKINLFQPIVLAYVGGISAIIALLVIYLVQLNKEELDSFSKVMSNGIILLIFFAIVLGAVYKKINIFDAFIDGAKEGFTVCVKIIPYLVGMLIAISLLRTSGVFDVIIDGMKWIASASHLDTRFVDGLPTALIKPLSGSGARGMMVDTMKTFGADSFPGKLSAILQGSSDTTFYVIAVYFGSVGIKNTRYTVGSMLLADLVGVITAIVLAYLFFG from the coding sequence ATGGTTTTAAGCAGGATTTGGTCAGCCTTTATCATCATTGCAATTGCGGTTGCATCTGTCAAATATTTTAGTTCAGAAAATTACAGTCAGATTTTCAACGATATGGTTGTTGGAAAAGGTGGCGACACGATTCAGATTTCGCAAAAACCTTTGGCTCAGATGTCGACTGAGATTCAGAAAGCGTTATTAACAAATCCAGATTTCGAAGACAGTCATATTCATTACAAAATGGATTCTCTTCAAAATGTGAAAACCTACAGAGTTGCAGAAACCGACGGTGTGATTGGAACCAGCGAAACAGCGGTCAACATCTGCCTGAAATTGATTGGAATTATGGCTCTTTTTATGGGTTTTATGAGCATTGCTGAAAAAGCTGGCGGTATAAATTTTCTTAGTCGATTGATTCAGCCATTTTTCTCGAAACTCTTTCCGGAAATCCCAAAAAATCATCCGTCATTCGGACATATGATGCTGAATTTCAGCGCCAATCTTCTCGGTCTCGACAACGCTGCAACACCTTTTGGACTCAAAGCCATGGAAAGTCTCCAAACCCTGAATCCTGATAAAGACAAAGCGAGTAATGCGCAAATTATGTTCCTCTGTCTTCACGCTAGCGGATTGACATTGATTCCTGTTTCCATTATTGCGATTCGTTCATCAATGGGTTCTGAAACACCGACAGATATTTTCCTGCCTTGTATGATTGCGACTTTTTGTGCAACAATGGCGGCGATGATAATTGTTTCTATCAGACAAAAAATCAATCTTTTTCAGCCGATTGTTTTAGCTTACGTTGGTGGAATTTCGGCGATTATTGCATTATTGGTAATATATCTTGTCCAATTGAATAAAGAAGAATTAGACTCATTCAGTAAAGTGATGAGCAACGGAATTATCCTGTTGATTTTCTTTGCAATAGTTTTAGGCGCAGTTTATAAAAAAATCAACATTTTCGATGCGTTTATTGACGGTGCAAAAGAAGGATTTACAGTTTGCGTCAAGATTATTCCGTATTTGGTTGGGATGTTGATTGCGATTTCGTTACTTAGAACAAGTGGCGTTTTTGATGTGATTATAGACGGAATGAAATGGATTGCGAGTGCATCACATCTCGATACAAGATTCGTGGACGGATTACCGACAGCTTTGATAAAACCATTATCAGGTTCCGGAGCTCGCGGAATGATGGTGGACACAATGAAAACTTTTGGAGCTGATAGTTTTCCGGGAAAATTATCCGCAATTCTGCAAGGAAGTTCTGATACGACGTTCTATGTCATCGCCGTATATTTCGGTTCGGTTGGAATTAAGAATACAAGATATACAGTTGGTTCGATGCTTTTGGCAGATTTGGTTGGCGTGATTACTGCGATTGTTTTGGCTTATTTGTTTTTTGGATAA
- a CDS encoding alpha/beta fold hydrolase: MIFKTKKDKKYTYLEAGEGHPMVLLHGLMGGLSNFDKMINFFSDKGYQVFVPQLPIYDLPILHTNLTSISKFVAKFITDVIGKPVTIVGNSMGGHIGLILVTSRPELVRNLVLTGSSGLYERTFGDSFPRKSDKEYIKKKTQDVFYDPAVATDELVDEVFAVVNDRMKGIKTVMLARSAIKHNMLNDLPKITCPTCIIWGKQDNVTPPEVAEDMHKFIPNSSLYWLDQCGHAAMMEKPDEFNEILYSWLQKVM; this comes from the coding sequence ATGATTTTTAAAACAAAGAAAGACAAAAAGTACACTTACCTGGAAGCAGGTGAAGGTCATCCAATGGTGCTTTTGCACGGATTAATGGGGGGGTTGAGCAACTTCGATAAAATGATCAATTTTTTTTCGGACAAAGGATATCAGGTCTTTGTGCCGCAGTTGCCTATTTATGATTTGCCCATTCTGCATACCAATCTAACATCTATATCAAAATTTGTTGCCAAATTTATCACAGACGTTATTGGAAAACCAGTCACAATTGTTGGGAATTCTATGGGCGGACATATCGGTTTGATTCTGGTAACTTCCCGTCCTGAATTGGTCAGAAATCTTGTGTTAACAGGAAGCTCCGGCTTGTATGAGAGAACGTTTGGTGACAGTTTCCCCAGAAAAAGTGATAAAGAATATATCAAAAAGAAAACTCAGGATGTTTTTTATGATCCTGCTGTGGCTACAGATGAATTGGTAGATGAGGTTTTTGCAGTAGTAAATGACAGAATGAAGGGGATCAAAACGGTGATGCTCGCCAGAAGTGCCATCAAACATAATATGTTGAATGATCTTCCGAAAATCACTTGCCCAACGTGCATCATCTGGGGAAAACAAGATAATGTAACACCACCGGAAGTGGCCGAAGATATGCACAAATTTATCCCCAATTCCTCACTTTATTGGTTAGACCAATGCGGACATGCGGCTATGATGGAAAAACCGGATGAGTTCAATGAGATTCTTTATAGTTGGCTCCAAAAAGTGATGTAA
- the yihA gene encoding ribosome biogenesis GTP-binding protein YihA/YsxC yields the protein MQIKTSEFVKSSQKWQECPEPTLPEYAFIGRSNVGKSSLINAMLGRKDLAKTSGTPGKTQLINHFLVNENWYLTDLPGYGYAKVSKSLRKDFEKLITNYILNRKNLVNLFVLIDIRHTPQKIDIEFIEWCGENGIPFSIVFTKLDKMKPNAAKENVEKYKVELLKSWDSLPEIYVTSAEKKEGTEEILNFIRTTNDFLTKNKVDFNG from the coding sequence ATGCAAATCAAAACTTCGGAGTTTGTAAAAAGCAGTCAAAAATGGCAAGAATGCCCTGAACCTACACTTCCGGAATATGCTTTCATAGGACGTTCTAATGTGGGAAAATCATCTCTCATCAATGCCATGTTGGGAAGAAAAGATCTTGCAAAAACTTCTGGAACGCCTGGAAAAACTCAGCTTATCAATCATTTTTTGGTCAATGAAAACTGGTATCTTACGGATTTGCCAGGTTATGGTTATGCAAAAGTTTCAAAAAGTCTGAGGAAAGATTTTGAAAAACTCATTACCAATTATATCCTAAACAGGAAAAACCTTGTTAACCTTTTTGTCCTCATAGACATCCGTCATACACCGCAAAAAATTGATATTGAATTCATAGAATGGTGTGGCGAAAATGGCATTCCTTTTTCCATCGTTTTTACTAAGCTGGACAAGATGAAGCCAAATGCTGCCAAGGAAAATGTAGAAAAGTACAAAGTAGAGCTTCTAAAAAGTTGGGATAGTCTTCCGGAAATCTATGTAACGTCTGCGGAAAAAAAGGAAGGAACAGAAGAGATTCTAAACTTCATCAGGACAACCAATGATTTTTTAACTAAAAATAAAGTGGACTTCAATGGATAA
- a CDS encoding GNAT family N-acetyltransferase: MDNVVWKIKTFDEITTQELYSVIKARVNVFVVEQNCPYPDLDDYDQKAVHLWAENEGEILAYCRIFDKGIKYKETSIGRVITTEKGRGKGLGRQLIKYALEVIENRLHQTEVRISAQDYLLRFYSDFGFVDTGKKYLEDNLPHTEMFRK, from the coding sequence ATGGATAATGTGGTGTGGAAAATAAAAACATTCGATGAGATTACCACGCAGGAACTTTATTCTGTAATAAAAGCCAGGGTGAATGTTTTTGTAGTAGAGCAAAATTGTCCATATCCGGATTTAGACGACTATGACCAAAAGGCGGTTCATCTCTGGGCAGAAAATGAAGGCGAAATTTTGGCTTATTGCCGCATATTTGATAAAGGAATAAAATACAAAGAAACCTCCATTGGCAGAGTTATCACGACAGAGAAAGGCAGAGGAAAAGGTCTAGGGAGACAGTTGATAAAGTATGCTTTAGAAGTGATAGAAAACCGATTGCATCAAACTGAAGTGAGGATTTCTGCTCAGGATTATTTACTGAGATTCTACTCGGATTTTGGATTTGTAGATACAGGTAAAAAATATCTGGAAGATAACTTACCTCACACGGAGATGTTTCGAAAATAA
- a CDS encoding response regulator, whose protein sequence is MFKKVLIAEDHESSNFSVQNIVKQMEITVADYFYYCDDAYSHLKKSVEKQLPYELLITDLSFEDDGRKQLLKDGKQLIKCCREENPNIKVIVFSGEHRLGVIDLLFRELKINAFVRKARSDSMELKKAIELVYINHSYISNNLKPPVKKVNTLEFSNYDIILLTLLSEGILQKNIPQILQQRNINPNSLSSVEKRISTMKIAMDVKNNEQLIARCKDLGII, encoded by the coding sequence ATGTTCAAAAAAGTATTGATTGCAGAGGACCACGAAAGCAGTAATTTTTCCGTACAAAATATTGTAAAGCAAATGGAGATAACTGTTGCGGATTATTTTTACTACTGTGATGATGCGTACTCTCATCTGAAGAAATCTGTGGAAAAACAGTTGCCTTATGAACTTCTAATCACAGACTTGTCCTTTGAAGATGATGGAAGGAAACAACTCCTAAAAGACGGTAAACAACTTATAAAATGTTGCAGAGAAGAAAATCCAAACATCAAAGTTATCGTGTTTTCCGGGGAGCACAGATTAGGCGTTATCGATCTATTATTCCGCGAATTAAAAATCAATGCATTTGTAAGAAAAGCAAGGTCAGACAGCATGGAATTGAAAAAAGCCATTGAGCTGGTTTACATTAATCACTCCTACATATCGAACAATTTAAAGCCGCCTGTAAAAAAGGTAAATACCTTGGAATTCAGTAATTATGATATTATTCTTCTTACGCTCTTATCAGAAGGGATACTTCAGAAAAATATTCCGCAGATTCTCCAGCAGCGGAACATCAACCCAAACAGCTTAAGCAGCGTGGAAAAAAGAATTAGCACAATGAAAATAGCAATGGACGTTAAAAATAATGAACAACTCATAGCGCGTTGTAAAGATTTAGGAATAATTTAA
- a CDS encoding tetratricopeptide repeat-containing sensor histidine kinase codes for MAKCIVNIAILQEKVGDNYGSIESSLSAFKLLKEKDTLHYSFIFSNYNNLGVASYNLKNYNDAKRFYNKALSFTNDPIDRIMTANNIAIVYHNQKRYNKAVSIYKKLLDSLGSKSEFYPKILINYSRSKWFQNSTYNPVGNYLIAEKLSRKAGDDWTTDAAYSYLSAYYLNKAKDSSRYYATKMLDLSKKLKYPADELEALQILVKVAHGEENQALFDRFVTLQDSVLLAQNKAKNQFALIRFESEKTKSENLILQKEKVLQKFKMEKQKLMIWLLIVIFVCAGSAGFMWVRRRRKRLILEAENKLHEQRLDFSKKVHDVVANGLYEVISTIENQNDIPKEKILDKLEIMYEKSRDLSYEDHQDIEFYKKISGLIGSFDNDETRIIIIGNDSTFWEDISADACEELFQVIRELLVNMKKHSDASQVIIRFNKNDMFNEISYSDNGIGISENKEEKNGFTNIRSRLRKINADMTIDKNSPGLKLLIKYTP; via the coding sequence GTGGCAAAGTGCATCGTAAACATAGCGATTCTGCAAGAAAAAGTAGGTGATAATTATGGAAGCATAGAGTCTAGCCTTTCCGCTTTCAAATTATTGAAAGAAAAAGATACTTTACATTATTCCTTCATATTTAGTAATTATAATAATCTGGGTGTTGCATCTTATAATCTAAAAAACTACAACGATGCTAAAAGATTCTATAACAAAGCTTTATCATTTACTAATGATCCGATAGACAGAATAATGACTGCCAATAATATTGCAATTGTTTATCACAATCAAAAAAGATATAACAAAGCTGTTTCTATCTATAAAAAACTCCTTGACAGCCTTGGTTCCAAGAGTGAATTCTATCCAAAAATTCTGATAAATTATTCTAGATCCAAGTGGTTTCAGAATTCTACATATAATCCTGTAGGCAACTATCTAATCGCTGAAAAGCTAAGCCGAAAAGCTGGAGATGATTGGACCACAGACGCGGCATACAGCTATCTCTCCGCTTATTACCTTAATAAAGCAAAAGATTCTTCCAGATATTATGCTACTAAAATGCTGGACTTATCAAAGAAACTCAAATATCCTGCGGATGAATTGGAGGCACTCCAGATACTTGTAAAAGTAGCGCATGGCGAGGAAAATCAAGCGCTTTTTGATCGATTCGTCACACTTCAGGATAGTGTTTTGTTGGCTCAAAATAAAGCTAAAAATCAATTTGCTTTAATTCGGTTTGAAAGTGAAAAAACCAAATCGGAAAATCTGATTTTGCAAAAAGAAAAAGTCTTGCAAAAATTTAAAATGGAAAAACAAAAACTAATGATCTGGCTTTTGATCGTTATTTTTGTTTGTGCAGGAAGCGCTGGATTTATGTGGGTGAGAAGAAGACGTAAAAGGCTTATTTTGGAAGCTGAGAATAAGCTTCACGAACAGCGTTTGGATTTCTCAAAAAAAGTGCACGATGTGGTAGCGAACGGACTGTATGAGGTCATCTCAACAATTGAAAATCAAAACGATATTCCTAAAGAAAAAATACTGGATAAATTGGAAATAATGTATGAGAAATCCAGGGATCTGTCTTACGAAGATCATCAAGATATTGAATTCTACAAAAAAATATCTGGTTTGATAGGATCTTTTGATAATGATGAAACAAGAATTATTATCATTGGAAATGATAGTACGTTTTGGGAAGACATTTCTGCAGATGCTTGCGAGGAGCTGTTTCAGGTCATTCGGGAACTTTTGGTAAATATGAAAAAACACAGCGATGCGAGCCAAGTTATCATCAGATTTAATAAAAATGATATGTTTAATGAAATAAGTTATTCCGACAATGGAATAGGAATTTCTGAAAACAAAGAGGAAAAAAATGGTTTTACAAATATCAGATCCAGGCTTAGAAAAATAAACGCTGATATGACTATTGACAAAAATTCCCCTGGCTTGAAATTACTAATAAAATACACGCCTTAA
- a CDS encoding SprT-like domain-containing protein yields the protein MKKWFADYVIHIRITKNRDSKLGDYRKLPDKSHQITINSTLEKQLFFFVLTHELAHLIAFEKFNYKISAHGKEWKDTFRNMLRESLDVYSMDLKPIIVKFSENPKANFMASPDLVRYFHVKESNHKSNFIESMSIDDIFLYKNEKYRILEKKKKLYLCINLNNSKKYLFRPLAKVEKIILDEKKQ from the coding sequence TTGAAAAAATGGTTCGCAGACTATGTTATTCATATCAGGATTACAAAAAACAGGGATAGCAAACTGGGAGATTATAGAAAACTTCCGGATAAATCACATCAGATCACTATAAATTCTACACTAGAGAAACAGTTATTTTTCTTTGTTCTCACTCACGAACTGGCTCATCTTATAGCTTTTGAAAAATTTAATTATAAGATTTCTGCACATGGAAAAGAGTGGAAAGATACCTTCCGTAACATGCTACGAGAAAGTTTAGATGTCTACAGTATGGATCTCAAGCCGATCATCGTTAAGTTTTCTGAGAATCCAAAAGCCAATTTTATGGCCAGTCCGGATCTTGTACGATATTTCCATGTGAAGGAATCGAATCACAAATCAAATTTTATTGAAAGTATGTCAATTGATGATATATTTCTTTACAAAAACGAAAAATACAGAATTTTGGAAAAAAAGAAAAAATTATATCTTTGTATTAATTTGAATAATTCAAAAAAATATTTGTTCCGCCCATTGGCGAAGGTTGAAAAGATTATATTAGATGAAAAAAAACAATAA
- a CDS encoding mannose-1-phosphate guanylyltransferase: MKKNNNYCVIMAGGIGSRFWPMSTQKFPKQFHDILGTGRTMIQQTFDRISQIIPTENIYIITNREYVELTKQQLPEVPSENIVGEPAMKNTSACNLYMAKKIENVNPDANIIVMPADHLILKEKTFLEKVELALDITTKNDYLITLGITPTRPDTGYGYIQFIQEKNENYSKVKTFTEKPDLEIAKSFIESGDFLWNAGIFIWSAKSILASFKKFLPEMTNQFNTCEYNCEAEKECINTIYPTVSKISIDNGILEKANNVYVIPANLGWSDLGTWTSVYTNADKNDDNNAINSKNVLTYNSNGNVIRIKNQNKAAVIDGLKDYIIVDTEKALLICPRENDQLIKDYVLDLKNLKKGERFM, encoded by the coding sequence ATGAAAAAAAACAATAACTATTGTGTTATAATGGCGGGAGGTATCGGTAGCCGTTTCTGGCCGATGAGTACCCAGAAGTTTCCAAAACAATTCCACGATATTTTAGGAACGGGAAGAACGATGATTCAGCAGACTTTTGACAGAATCAGCCAAATTATTCCAACAGAAAATATCTATATTATTACAAATCGAGAATATGTAGAGCTCACAAAACAGCAGTTGCCAGAAGTACCATCGGAAAACATAGTGGGTGAGCCGGCAATGAAAAACACATCGGCATGCAATCTTTACATGGCAAAGAAGATAGAGAATGTAAATCCCGATGCAAATATTATAGTGATGCCCGCTGATCATCTGATTTTGAAAGAAAAAACATTCCTTGAAAAAGTGGAGTTGGCATTAGATATCACTACCAAGAATGATTATCTGATAACACTTGGAATTACACCTACCAGACCAGACACAGGATATGGATATATTCAGTTTATTCAAGAGAAAAACGAGAATTATTCAAAAGTAAAAACGTTTACCGAAAAGCCAGATCTTGAAATAGCAAAAAGCTTCATAGAATCAGGTGATTTCCTTTGGAATGCAGGAATTTTTATATGGAGTGCGAAAAGTATTCTTGCCTCTTTCAAAAAATTTCTACCCGAAATGACCAATCAGTTCAATACTTGCGAATACAATTGTGAAGCTGAAAAAGAATGTATAAATACCATTTATCCTACAGTAAGTAAAATATCAATAGATAATGGTATTCTAGAAAAGGCTAATAATGTGTATGTTATACCTGCTAATTTGGGGTGGAGTGACCTTGGAACCTGGACATCTGTATACACTAATGCAGATAAAAATGATGATAATAATGCCATCAATTCGAAAAACGTACTAACCTATAACTCGAATGGAAACGTGATAAGAATTAAAAATCAGAATAAAGCAGCTGTTATTGATGGACTAAAAGATTACATTATTGTAGATACAGAAAAAGCTTTACTGATCTGTCCTAGAGAAAATGATCAGCTTATCAAAGATTATGTTCTAGATTTGAAGAATCTTAAGAAAGGGGAAAGATTTATGTGA
- a CDS encoding YifB family Mg chelatase-like AAA ATPase, whose protein sequence is MLVKVYGAAIHGVSAQIITIEVNVDTGVGYHLVGLPDNAIKESSYRISAALKNSGFKIPGKKITINMAPADLRKEGSSYDLSIALGILAASDLILAEQLSEYIIMGELSLDGGLQAIKGVLPIAIKAREMGYKGIILPKQNAREAAIVNNLDVYGVENIRQVIEFFNDEIPLEKFEIDTRKEFQDKIDHFPFDFDEVKGQEAAKRAMEVAAAGGHNIILIGSPGSGKTMIAKRLPSILPPLSLKEALETTKIHSVAGKMGAETSLMTIRPFRSPHHTISDVALVGGGSYPQPGEISLAHNGVLFLDEMPEFKRAVLEVMRQPLEDRVVTISRAKFTIEYPASFMLVASMNPSPSGYFPDDPNNTSSALEMQRYMNKLSGPLLDRIDIHIEVSKVEYEQLAEKRKGESSQSIRNRVIKARNAQTERYKDLDISYNAQMGPKEIEKYCELDDYSQLLIKTAMLKLNLSARAYDRILKVARTIADLENSENIEGDHISEAIQYRSLDRDFWNA, encoded by the coding sequence ATGCTTGTTAAAGTTTATGGAGCCGCTATACACGGTGTTTCTGCACAAATTATTACCATAGAAGTCAATGTAGATACTGGGGTAGGCTATCATCTGGTGGGATTGCCGGATAATGCCATCAAAGAGAGTAGTTACCGGATTTCTGCAGCTCTTAAAAATTCTGGATTTAAAATTCCGGGAAAAAAAATCACCATCAATATGGCTCCGGCGGATCTCAGAAAAGAAGGATCTTCTTATGATCTGAGTATTGCTTTGGGAATTCTGGCGGCATCTGATTTGATATTAGCAGAACAACTTTCGGAATATATTATTATGGGAGAATTGTCCCTTGATGGTGGACTTCAGGCAATAAAAGGCGTGCTTCCAATTGCTATAAAAGCCAGAGAAATGGGTTACAAAGGTATCATTCTTCCAAAACAAAACGCAAGAGAAGCTGCCATTGTCAATAATCTAGATGTTTACGGTGTGGAGAATATAAGACAAGTTATTGAGTTTTTTAATGATGAAATCCCTTTAGAGAAGTTCGAGATTGATACAAGGAAAGAATTTCAGGATAAAATTGATCATTTTCCATTTGATTTTGATGAGGTCAAAGGTCAGGAAGCTGCCAAGCGCGCCATGGAAGTTGCAGCTGCTGGCGGACATAACATTATCCTAATTGGTTCACCTGGAAGTGGAAAAACGATGATTGCCAAACGCCTGCCGAGTATCTTGCCACCACTTAGCCTGAAGGAAGCTTTGGAAACCACAAAAATACATTCTGTGGCGGGAAAAATGGGCGCAGAAACTTCACTGATGACCATTCGGCCTTTCCGCTCTCCGCATCATACGATTTCGGATGTTGCATTAGTTGGCGGAGGAAGTTATCCTCAGCCGGGCGAGATTTCCTTAGCTCATAATGGCGTTTTATTTTTAGATGAAATGCCAGAATTTAAAAGAGCTGTCTTGGAAGTAATGAGACAGCCTTTGGAAGACCGAGTTGTTACAATTTCCCGCGCAAAGTTTACCATAGAATATCCGGCGAGTTTTATGCTGGTTGCCAGTATGAACCCTAGTCCCAGCGGTTATTTTCCAGATGATCCAAACAATACCTCCTCTGCTTTAGAAATGCAGCGGTATATGAACAAATTATCGGGACCTCTTCTCGACAGGATTGATATCCATATCGAAGTTTCTAAAGTTGAATATGAACAGCTCGCAGAAAAAAGGAAAGGTGAAAGTAGCCAAAGCATCAGGAACCGTGTAATCAAAGCTAGAAATGCTCAAACAGAACGTTACAAAGATTTGGATATCAGTTATAATGCCCAAATGGGACCAAAGGAAATTGAAAAATATTGTGAGTTGGATGATTATTCACAGCTTCTCATCAAAACAGCAATGCTTAAACTAAATCTTTCGGCGAGAGCTTATGACCGTATTCTTAAAGTAGCCAGAACTATTGCAGACTTGGAAAACTCCGAAAATATCGAAGGGGATCATATTTCTGAAGCGATACAATATAGAAGTCTTGACAGGGATTTCTGGAACGCTTAA